A genomic segment from Drosophila willistoni isolate 14030-0811.24 chromosome 2L unlocalized genomic scaffold, UCI_dwil_1.1 Seg168, whole genome shotgun sequence encodes:
- the LOC124459874 gene encoding uncharacterized protein LOC124459874, translated as MAFALTSCCHCCRVRTGCISSAIWMIIYYSLTTGLMFHDMAICNTDEVAGFWYIGISFAIMIGASFIFLCGTLCKSIPLIILFLVLQVPPITVETIYMLVAIIYGIELNIFILYTIPLIMLGYFDLVAYSYMVELQQAQREAMFHHDDEEEY; from the exons ATGGCTTTCGCATTGACCAGTTGTTGCCATTGCTGTAGAGTGCGAACTGGCTGCATATCATCCGCTATCTGGATGATCATTTACTATTCCCTAACGACTGGTCTAATGTTCCACGACATGGctatat GCAATACAGATGAAGTAGCAGGTTTCTGGTATATTGGCATTTCTTTTGCCATTATGATTGGTGCTTCGTTTATTTTTCTATGTGGCACTTTGTGT AAATCGATTCCATTGATTATATTATTTCTGGTGCTGCAAGTTCCACCGATTACAGTGGAAACTATCTATATGCTGGTTGCCATAATATATGGCATTGAACTGAATATTTTTATACTCTATACGATACCCTTAA TTATGCTAGGATACTTTGACTTGGTGGCATATTCCTATATGGTAGAATTGCAGCAAGCTCAAAGAGAGGCAATGTTTCATCATGACGACGAAGAGGAATACTAA